One window from the genome of Alkalihalobacillus sp. LMS6 encodes:
- a CDS encoding methylthioribose kinase, producing MNQRVIKLGNGHADFFELMELASSNKARLLACFQLQTLEDRLSLGIVFKPARHPSTFMPIYLCLEGFKPDSKRVQQFTAFAHQEDLTVHTVAVKALNQFFDEEQYARYLIGLLRSQRVIPPMS from the coding sequence CTAGGTAATGGTCACGCTGATTTCTTTGAACTGATGGAACTTGCGTCATCAAACAAAGCTCGTTTACTTGCTTGTTTTCAGCTTCAAACGTTAGAAGACCGCTTGTCTCTCGGCATTGTTTTCAAGCCTGCTCGTCATCCGTCTACCTTTATGCCCATTTACCTTTGTCTTGAAGGCTTTAAACCAGATAGTAAAAGAGTACAACAATTTACAGCCTTTGCACACCAAGAAGACCTCACTGTCCATACAGTTGCTGTAAAGGCACTTAACCAATTTTTTGATGAAGAGCAATATGCTCGTTACCTAATCGGACTGTTACGATCACAGCGAGTTATCCCCCCTATGAGTTAA
- a CDS encoding YlbG family protein — MLSPSRQGIVVWLTSLKYARQLRRFGHVQYVSKKMKYVVFYCDQEKVDDIIDKLQSFHFVTDVKPSMRPFVNTEYEDAKPDKAKEYDYKLGI; from the coding sequence ATGTTAAGTCCAAGTCGTCAAGGGATTGTTGTTTGGCTTACATCACTAAAGTATGCAAGGCAGTTACGACGCTTTGGCCATGTTCAATACGTATCAAAAAAAATGAAGTATGTCGTGTTCTACTGTGATCAAGAGAAAGTAGACGACATTATTGATAAATTGCAGTCGTTTCATTTTGTGACTGATGTGAAGCCTTCTATGCGACCGTTCGTGAATACCGAGTATGAAGATGCAAAGCCTGATAAAGCGAAAGAATATGATTATAAGCTAGGGATTTAA
- a CDS encoding YlbF family regulator, translating into MIATLDTVELLNASDELASVVLQSELFAQYIEARDRLNRDTEAQQKIERFSNLKVAHEEVQRFGKYHPDYKTVSNDIRTAKRDLDRDESVAEFKKAETELEDLLNELSGVLAHTVSPSIKVPTGNPFFDSMSCSGGCGSGGGCSCG; encoded by the coding sequence GTGATAGCTACATTAGATACTGTTGAACTACTTAACGCCTCTGATGAACTCGCATCCGTTGTTCTTCAATCAGAGCTGTTCGCACAGTATATCGAAGCGCGTGATCGCCTTAATCGTGATACTGAAGCTCAACAAAAAATTGAACGGTTTTCTAATTTAAAAGTTGCGCATGAAGAAGTGCAACGGTTTGGGAAATACCATCCTGATTATAAAACCGTATCAAACGATATACGTACAGCAAAGAGAGATTTGGATCGAGACGAATCTGTTGCTGAGTTTAAAAAAGCTGAAACGGAGCTTGAAGATTTATTAAATGAATTGAGTGGCGTGCTTGCCCATACGGTTTCGCCATCAATTAAAGTACCAACTGGAAATCCATTTTTTGATTCGATGTCATGTAGTGGTGGATGTGGTTCTGGTGGTGGATGTAGTTGCGGATAA
- a CDS encoding RimK family alpha-L-glutamate ligase yields MNLITFNPFRTIGLPGIDYVKPENMFKDQNRIEQADLCLFPENWQVNSLVYGLKKKIFPSIESIHLGYNKIEMTRALWTICPTNIPYTLILGSSSKTVQDVLDTFAFPFVAKTTRSSMGRGVFLIQNEEDFHAYASNHDVLYVQEYIESNRDLRLCVIGDKVVNSYWRESSGFKNNVAQGGVISFESIPQEAITLVERVAKKLSLDHVGFDVIVRDGQFYILEFNTLFGNQGFLAQGIRVEDYIYAHIKKSVTS; encoded by the coding sequence ATGAATTTAATTACGTTCAACCCGTTTCGAACGATTGGACTTCCTGGTATTGACTATGTAAAACCAGAAAATATGTTTAAAGATCAAAATCGAATTGAGCAAGCCGACCTTTGTTTATTTCCAGAAAATTGGCAAGTGAACAGCCTTGTTTACGGCTTAAAAAAGAAAATATTCCCAAGTATCGAGAGTATCCACCTCGGCTATAACAAAATTGAAATGACCCGAGCGCTATGGACAATTTGTCCGACAAACATTCCCTATACACTCATCTTAGGATCAAGCTCAAAAACCGTACAAGATGTGCTCGACACATTCGCCTTTCCTTTCGTAGCGAAAACCACCCGCTCATCAATGGGAAGAGGTGTGTTTCTTATTCAAAACGAAGAAGATTTTCACGCCTATGCATCGAATCATGATGTTTTGTATGTGCAAGAGTACATCGAGTCAAACCGAGACCTTCGACTATGCGTTATTGGTGATAAAGTCGTGAATAGCTATTGGCGAGAAAGCAGTGGTTTCAAAAACAATGTTGCGCAAGGCGGAGTGATCTCGTTCGAATCGATTCCTCAAGAGGCTATTACACTCGTTGAACGAGTGGCAAAAAAACTTTCATTGGATCATGTTGGCTTTGACGTTATTGTCAGAGATGGCCAATTTTATATTTTAGAATTCAATACGTTATTCGGAAATCAAGGGTTCTTAGCTCAAGGTATTCGCGTTGAAGATTACATTTACGCGCATATCAAAAAGTCTGTAACGAGTTAA
- a CDS encoding YlbE-like family protein — MREDIRLKMMQDAKLREFMRYHPEWYRTLSRNPQRLNEMEKESNYFYGKTFPQRVERMQNNVSMMVMLMEMIKMGQSTVSETVQSVTN; from the coding sequence ATGAGAGAAGATATTCGCTTAAAAATGATGCAGGATGCAAAATTACGTGAATTTATGCGTTATCATCCGGAGTGGTACCGTACCTTGTCTCGAAATCCGCAGCGATTAAATGAAATGGAAAAAGAATCGAATTATTTTTATGGTAAGACGTTTCCTCAGCGTGTAGAGCGCATGCAAAATAATGTGAGTATGATGGTGATGCTAATGGAAATGATTAAAATGGGTCAGAGTACAGTTTCAGAAACCGTGCAGTCTGTAACGAATTAA
- a CDS encoding YlbD family protein — MNQTNLHPSVRQFKVFVRNHPGLVTEVKDGKRTLQDIYEEWSILGEEHEQWQPFLYDEEIQSGQQVNDQQEQEEVQEEQTSTNAAESTTSSDATEEESAAGTGEFLGQLMGLVKKMNVQDLQSHLTQFSSVLGNVQNLMQTFQRPQEPTRSSESESPFSFRRD, encoded by the coding sequence ATGAATCAAACCAATCTGCATCCTTCGGTTCGGCAATTTAAAGTTTTTGTGCGAAATCATCCAGGTTTAGTAACGGAAGTGAAGGATGGGAAGCGGACATTACAAGATATTTATGAGGAATGGTCGATTTTAGGTGAAGAGCATGAGCAGTGGCAGCCATTTCTTTATGATGAAGAGATTCAATCGGGCCAACAAGTAAACGATCAACAAGAGCAAGAAGAGGTTCAGGAGGAGCAAACATCAACAAATGCAGCGGAATCGACTACTTCAAGCGATGCGACTGAAGAAGAGAGTGCAGCAGGTACAGGAGAGTTTCTAGGTCAGTTAATGGGTTTAGTAAAAAAAATGAATGTCCAAGATTTACAATCTCATTTAACACAGTTTAGTTCAGTACTTGGGAATGTACAGAACTTAATGCAGACGTTTCAAAGACCACAGGAGCCGACCCGTTCGTCGGAAAGTGAATCGCCTTTTTCGTTTAGGCGTGACTAA
- a CDS encoding PaaI family thioesterase has protein sequence MTVEDKIRTFMNNASEEEQTVLEQVIDGFLAKQQKQQLTYLSGITKAEASIPSKDTFSIRVPITPLIHNPLEIVHGGMTATLLDSTMGGAAMEALPDDLTAVTSQLNIHYLRPGVGEYLECFATVVHAGKQLIIVEGNAYNNEQKLIAKATGTFYVIPRK, from the coding sequence GTGACAGTAGAAGACAAAATTCGTACATTTATGAACAACGCATCAGAAGAAGAACAAACGGTTCTAGAGCAAGTCATTGATGGTTTTTTAGCTAAGCAACAGAAACAACAATTAACGTATTTATCGGGGATTACGAAAGCAGAAGCATCCATACCGTCTAAAGACACATTTTCGATTCGTGTACCGATTACCCCGCTTATTCATAATCCACTAGAAATTGTTCATGGTGGAATGACGGCAACACTTCTTGACTCTACTATGGGTGGCGCTGCAATGGAAGCGTTACCTGATGATTTAACAGCTGTAACATCTCAATTAAATATTCATTATTTACGACCTGGCGTTGGCGAATACTTAGAATGTTTTGCGACCGTTGTTCATGCTGGAAAGCAACTTATCATTGTTGAAGGGAACGCCTATAATAATGAACAGAAATTAATCGCAAAGGCTACTGGAACGTTTTATGTCATTCCGCGCAAATAA
- a CDS encoding CAP domain-containing protein has product MYKRLGLLSVLLVILFILINEYRQLPSEAVVGYELSTKQPSLHMDYTSRAIPSFLEQDEMNPDAERNEAVPFSSNIGSLMGLNTEEIVDALGDPKRIDPSAFGYESWIYNNVEAGYLTIGVKDDQAATVVAQGSPIHAFLGEGELSFEALNRMFLFNETVPLETETGLFTFQLSEQDLQMRPIAQVGDYYIQFYMDIHTNTLASVRLMTDEVLLNQRPYSFRYTNDLPEKVSLSQSDMEKIDEANEKQIFELTNAIRTSYGLKPFTWSDDVAQVAYNHSKDMHDEEYFDHVSPIHGTLLDRFHAGHVSFAEAGENIAFNYVDGIAAVGGWLNSDSHRVVLLHEEFTDLGVGVHDSYYTQNFSVE; this is encoded by the coding sequence GTGTATAAACGTCTCGGTCTATTATCCGTACTATTAGTTATTTTATTTATTTTAATCAATGAATATCGCCAACTCCCGTCAGAAGCGGTGGTTGGTTATGAGTTATCAACAAAGCAGCCATCTTTACATATGGACTATACGAGTCGAGCAATCCCTTCTTTTTTAGAACAAGATGAGATGAATCCCGATGCGGAACGAAATGAGGCGGTACCGTTTTCTTCTAATATTGGTTCGCTTATGGGCTTAAATACCGAAGAAATTGTTGACGCGCTTGGAGATCCGAAGCGTATTGATCCTTCAGCGTTCGGCTATGAATCATGGATTTATAACAATGTTGAGGCAGGGTATTTAACAATTGGCGTAAAAGATGACCAGGCTGCAACTGTAGTCGCACAAGGTTCTCCCATTCATGCGTTTTTAGGGGAAGGCGAGCTTAGCTTTGAAGCGTTAAATCGGATGTTCTTGTTCAATGAGACGGTTCCACTTGAAACAGAAACAGGCTTGTTTACATTTCAGTTATCGGAACAAGACTTGCAAATGAGACCAATCGCACAAGTGGGCGATTATTATATTCAATTTTATATGGATATCCATACAAATACATTGGCTTCAGTTCGGTTAATGACAGACGAAGTATTGTTAAATCAGCGTCCTTATTCATTCCGATACACAAACGACCTACCTGAAAAAGTGTCGCTCAGTCAATCTGATATGGAAAAAATTGATGAAGCGAATGAAAAGCAAATTTTTGAACTAACAAACGCAATTCGAACAAGCTACGGTTTAAAGCCGTTTACTTGGTCCGATGATGTTGCTCAAGTTGCGTACAACCATAGTAAAGATATGCACGATGAAGAATATTTTGATCATGTTTCGCCTATACATGGGACGCTATTAGATCGTTTTCACGCTGGACATGTTTCGTTTGCGGAGGCAGGGGAGAATATTGCTTTTAACTATGTTGACGGTATTGCAGCTGTTGGTGGTTGGTTAAACAGTGATAGTCATCGCGTGGTGTTGCTTCATGAAGAATTTACTGATCTTGGAGTAGGTGTGCACGACTCGTATTACACACAGAACTTTTCGGTTGAATAA
- a CDS encoding YugN family protein: MKFTETGLENHQIKFTLVHDSAESVGFVHADQWDYERAMFDYKMVHHEGTFYLRVPVYAVKGDIPAQSTIVQIMSPVLGKHYYPHGVEYEGETFPDAIVEKSKKKLELLAKRIEDEL, from the coding sequence TTGAAATTCACGGAAACAGGTCTAGAAAACCATCAAATTAAATTTACACTCGTACATGACTCAGCAGAATCAGTTGGCTTCGTTCATGCCGATCAGTGGGATTACGAGCGCGCAATGTTTGACTACAAAATGGTGCACCACGAAGGAACCTTTTACTTAAGAGTACCTGTTTACGCGGTGAAGGGGGATATCCCAGCTCAATCAACCATCGTCCAAATTATGAGTCCTGTTTTAGGAAAGCACTATTATCCACATGGCGTAGAATATGAAGGAGAGACATTCCCTGACGCCATCGTCGAAAAATCAAAAAAGAAGCTAGAGTTGTTAGCTAAACGAATTGAAGATGAACTATAA
- a CDS encoding DUF420 domain-containing protein has protein sequence MDNGFDKPIKKRNYKPAIIIISIVLIGAIGVLAGLPGVDDFDAFDVTILPLMNAIFNTFTFLFLVGALIAIMKGKVRIHKRFIYAAFVTTTFFLFTYVGHHFLAESTAFGGEGFAKYFYYFILITHIVLAAAIVPLALTSVARAWNGENQRHKKIARWTMPIWLYVSFTGVLVYILISPYY, from the coding sequence ATGGATAATGGTTTTGACAAACCAATAAAAAAACGAAATTACAAACCAGCTATTATTATTATTTCGATTGTTTTAATTGGCGCGATTGGGGTTTTAGCTGGTTTGCCAGGCGTTGATGACTTTGATGCGTTTGATGTAACGATTCTTCCGCTAATGAATGCCATCTTTAATACATTTACATTTTTGTTTTTAGTCGGTGCATTAATTGCAATTATGAAAGGAAAAGTACGCATTCATAAGCGTTTTATCTATGCTGCATTCGTTACAACAACCTTTTTCTTGTTTACGTATGTTGGGCACCATTTCTTAGCTGAATCAACAGCGTTTGGTGGAGAAGGCTTTGCAAAGTACTTTTATTATTTCATTTTGATTACACATATCGTGTTAGCCGCGGCAATTGTTCCGTTAGCACTCACAAGCGTTGCGAGAGCTTGGAATGGCGAGAATCAAAGGCATAAGAAAATTGCTCGGTGGACGATGCCAATATGGCTTTATGTGAGCTTTACAGGTGTATTAGTTTACATCTTGATTTCACCTTACTATTAA
- a CDS encoding cytochrome C oxidase subunit IV family protein — MADDHLSKPFEKSSLTAAEKREMKRDIKKQFIVFILLLFLTVLAFVAVGADLIPNNFAVPFILILAIVQLLLQLLFFMHMKDKDHAWATVFMITGIFVTMPTIVALMLLIGVVKY; from the coding sequence ATGGCTGACGACCACTTAAGCAAACCGTTTGAGAAAAGTTCACTAACAGCTGCTGAAAAGCGTGAAATGAAGCGAGATATTAAAAAACAGTTTATCGTGTTTATCTTACTCCTGTTTTTAACGGTTCTCGCGTTTGTCGCTGTAGGTGCAGACCTTATTCCAAATAACTTTGCGGTACCATTTATTTTAATTCTTGCGATCGTGCAGCTACTTCTGCAACTTTTGTTCTTCATGCATATGAAAGACAAAGACCATGCTTGGGCAACGGTATTTATGATTACTGGTATTTTTGTAACCATGCCGACGATTGTGGCATTAATGCTGTTAATTGGTGTTGTAAAGTATTAG
- a CDS encoding cytochrome (ubi)quinol oxidase subunit III: protein MAGAVDTSKGLPSHPERATLEGKNKFLGFWFFLGGETIMFATFFGTYLGLRNGVGSGPASDEIFALPLVFIMTMILLTSSMTSVLAMFAMKKNQFRKMMTWMIITVVLGAVFLGLEIYEFQHYVHDYEFGFTTSAFSSSFYTLVGLHGAHVLFGLCWITLLIIKNMRTGITLTNAPKFYVASLYWHFIDVVWVFIFTVVYLMGAGGY from the coding sequence ATGGCTGGTGCAGTTGATACATCCAAAGGTTTACCATCTCACCCGGAAAGGGCGACGCTGGAAGGAAAGAATAAGTTCTTAGGTTTCTGGTTCTTTCTAGGCGGGGAAACCATCATGTTTGCCACTTTCTTCGGAACGTATTTAGGGTTACGTAATGGTGTTGGAAGTGGTCCAGCTTCTGATGAAATTTTTGCACTTCCGCTTGTGTTTATCATGACAATGATTCTTTTAACGAGCTCGATGACAAGTGTATTGGCAATGTTTGCGATGAAGAAAAACCAATTTAGAAAAATGATGACGTGGATGATTATTACAGTCGTTCTAGGTGCTGTTTTCTTAGGGTTAGAAATTTATGAGTTCCAGCATTACGTTCATGATTATGAATTTGGTTTTACAACAAGTGCATTTTCGTCTTCATTCTATACACTTGTTGGTTTACATGGTGCTCACGTGTTGTTCGGTCTTTGTTGGATCACGTTGCTTATCATTAAAAACATGCGCACAGGTATTACGTTAACGAATGCTCCGAAGTTCTATGTTGCAAGTCTTTACTGGCATTTCATCGACGTTGTTTGGGTATTTATCTTCACCGTCGTTTACTTAATGGGAGCAGGAGGTTATTAA
- the ctaD gene encoding cytochrome c oxidase subunit I: MASYKKEKGVIWDWLTTVDHKKLGIMYLIAGTLFFLKAGLMAVFMRIQLIIPENSFLTGQTFNEFITMHGTIMLFLAATPLLFAFMNFVIPLQIGARDVAFPFVNALGFWIFLSGGLLLSTSWFFGGGPDAGWTAYVPLSLNEEQLGLDFYVLGLQVSGIGTLISAINFLVTIINMRAPGMTMMRLPLFVWTSFVTSTLILFAFTPLAAGLALLMLERIFDAQFFNPAAGGNVVIWQHIFWIFGHPEVYILVLPAFGIISEVIPAFSRKRLFGYTAMVFATMIIAFLGFMVWAHHMFTVGIGPVANSIFAIATMTIAVPTGIKIFNWLFTMWGGKITFNTAMLFASSFVPTFVLGGVTGVMLAMAPVDYLYHDTYFVVAHFHYIIVGGIVLALFAGLFYWYPKMFNHKLNEKLGVVFFILFTIGFHLTFFVQHFLGLMGMPRRVYTYLGGQGLDEFNMISTIGTFFMSAAVIVLVINIVYSAIKGERVIGINDPWDARTLEWATPTPVPEYNFAQTPQIRSLDPLFYEKVHGDGTMKPAEPVDEIHMPNGSILPLIISVGLYFLGFGLIMLEMSEPFISPWIVVALGGLLTFGGMAARSIKDDHGYHIPKSVIQSDLKKQGGGK; this comes from the coding sequence TTGGCTAGTTATAAAAAAGAAAAAGGCGTCATTTGGGACTGGCTAACAACGGTTGACCATAAAAAGCTCGGCATCATGTACTTGATCGCCGGGACGCTTTTCTTCTTAAAAGCTGGACTAATGGCTGTTTTCATGCGAATTCAGCTCATTATACCTGAAAATAGCTTTTTAACCGGACAAACGTTTAATGAATTTATTACGATGCACGGAACCATTATGTTGTTCTTGGCAGCCACCCCGCTCTTATTTGCATTTATGAACTTTGTTATACCGCTTCAAATCGGTGCTCGAGATGTTGCGTTTCCGTTCGTCAATGCATTAGGATTCTGGATTTTCTTATCAGGTGGTTTATTACTATCAACAAGCTGGTTTTTTGGTGGAGGGCCAGATGCAGGTTGGACTGCTTACGTTCCGCTATCACTAAATGAAGAACAGCTAGGACTTGATTTCTATGTACTTGGACTTCAAGTATCAGGGATTGGTACGCTAATCTCAGCAATTAACTTCTTAGTAACTATTATCAACATGCGTGCACCAGGAATGACGATGATGCGCTTGCCTTTATTTGTATGGACATCATTTGTTACATCAACGCTCATCTTGTTTGCATTTACACCACTTGCTGCAGGACTTGCGCTTCTTATGCTCGAACGGATTTTCGACGCGCAGTTCTTTAACCCGGCAGCTGGGGGGAACGTTGTCATTTGGCAACATATTTTCTGGATCTTTGGTCACCCGGAAGTATATATTCTCGTATTGCCAGCATTTGGGATTATCTCTGAAGTTATACCAGCATTTTCAAGAAAACGCTTGTTTGGCTATACGGCAATGGTTTTTGCCACTATGATTATCGCGTTTCTAGGATTCATGGTTTGGGCTCACCATATGTTTACAGTTGGTATAGGACCAGTAGCAAACTCCATCTTTGCGATTGCGACGATGACGATTGCGGTACCAACCGGTATTAAAATCTTTAACTGGCTCTTCACGATGTGGGGCGGGAAAATTACTTTTAATACAGCGATGTTATTTGCATCATCCTTTGTGCCAACCTTCGTACTTGGTGGGGTAACAGGGGTCATGCTTGCAATGGCACCTGTCGATTACTTATACCATGATACGTACTTTGTTGTAGCGCATTTCCACTACATCATTGTTGGTGGGATTGTCCTTGCGCTTTTTGCCGGTCTCTTTTACTGGTATCCAAAAATGTTTAATCATAAGTTAAATGAAAAATTAGGTGTTGTTTTCTTTATCCTCTTCACCATTGGTTTCCATTTAACATTCTTCGTTCAGCATTTCCTCGGATTAATGGGAATGCCGCGCCGTGTGTATACATATTTAGGCGGTCAAGGACTGGATGAATTTAACATGATTAGTACAATCGGAACATTCTTTATGTCAGCTGCAGTCATTGTCCTTGTGATTAACATTGTGTACTCAGCGATTAAAGGAGAGCGTGTTATTGGGATTAATGACCCTTGGGATGCACGTACGTTGGAGTGGGCTACACCAACACCTGTTCCAGAATATAACTTTGCTCAAACACCACAAATTCGTTCACTTGACCCACTTTTTTATGAAAAAGTACACGGGGACGGAACGATGAAACCGGCTGAACCTGTTGATGAGATTCATATGCCAAACGGTTCCATTTTGCCATTGATCATTTCAGTTGGTTTGTATTTCTTAGGCTTTGGTCTAATTATGTTAGAAATGTCAGAGCCATTTATTAGCCCGTGGATCGTTGTTGCTTTAGGTGGTTTACTCACATTTGGTGGGATGGCTGCTCGTTCTATTAAAGACGATCACGGTTATCACATTCCGAAAAGCGTCATTCAATCGGATCTTAAAAAGCAAGGAGGTGGCAAATAA
- the coxB gene encoding cytochrome c oxidase subunit II, translating into MLKNLLWRLTPAALVLVFLSGCLGEENLTALDPKGEAAQWIYDNMVLSLIIMTFVSVVVFAIFFIIVVKFRRKEGDDELPEQVHGNTAMEITWTVIPVLLLIILFIPTVTGTFEFHVDADPAEHEDAVYINVTGHQYWWQFDYEEGFTAGQEVYIPVGERVVFELNAEDVIHSFWVPALGGKIDNIPGISNALWLQADEPGVYLGKCAELCGPSHALMDFKVIALERDEYDQWVEDMQGVEAEETAANAEAGYEVFQENACINCHAIGGEGMATGPTLTNFGDRQKFAGVYDMDDDEELANWIRNPEELKQGNNMPAHDINDEDMEDLIEYLRSLQVRPANSDN; encoded by the coding sequence ATGTTAAAAAACCTACTGTGGCGCTTAACACCTGCAGCTCTTGTGCTTGTTTTTTTATCAGGCTGTCTTGGTGAAGAAAACCTAACTGCTCTTGATCCAAAAGGAGAAGCGGCACAATGGATCTACGATAACATGGTCTTGTCATTAATTATTATGACATTTGTATCCGTTGTCGTGTTTGCAATTTTCTTCATTATCGTCGTGAAATTTCGTCGAAAAGAAGGCGATGATGAATTACCGGAACAAGTTCACGGAAATACAGCGATGGAAATTACCTGGACTGTTATCCCTGTGCTCTTACTCATCATCTTATTTATTCCAACCGTAACAGGAACGTTTGAATTCCATGTGGATGCTGATCCAGCTGAACATGAAGATGCGGTATACATAAACGTTACTGGGCACCAGTACTGGTGGCAGTTTGATTACGAAGAAGGCTTTACCGCTGGCCAAGAAGTGTATATTCCTGTTGGAGAACGTGTAGTATTTGAACTGAACGCAGAAGATGTGATTCACTCCTTCTGGGTACCCGCATTAGGTGGAAAAATTGACAATATTCCTGGAATTTCGAATGCCCTATGGTTACAAGCAGATGAACCAGGTGTTTACCTTGGAAAGTGTGCTGAATTATGTGGCCCATCTCACGCCCTTATGGACTTTAAAGTTATCGCGCTAGAGCGTGACGAATATGACCAGTGGGTCGAGGACATGCAAGGCGTTGAAGCAGAAGAAACAGCCGCGAACGCAGAAGCAGGATATGAAGTGTTCCAAGAGAATGCATGTATTAACTGTCATGCGATCGGTGGAGAAGGAATGGCAACAGGCCCAACATTAACAAACTTCGGTGACCGTCAAAAGTTTGCCGGCGTTTACGATATGGATGACGATGAAGAGCTTGCGAATTGGATTCGTAATCCTGAAGAGTTAAAGCAAGGCAATAACATGCCGGCTCATGATATCAATGATGAGGATATGGAAGACTTAATCGAGTACTTACGCTCACTACAAGTCCGTCCAGCAAATTCGGATAATTAA
- a CDS encoding heme A synthase, protein MKRLHKGLKRFGVFTSLGVLLVLIQGAVVTNTGSGEGCGQTWPLCFGQVIPIDPPPETVIEFSHRLIAGIVGMLVILMAIWSWRTLKHLQETKFLAIISVFMIIFQGLLGAGAVVFGQSDLIMALHFGFSALSFASVVLLTRLAFEDSNPKRHYVPIVSKSYKWFVIGTTIYSYLAIYTGAYVKHRDATLACSGFPLCNGELIPSIFHSGIAVQLLHRGAAMILVALLVILFIWTLKTYRSQAVLVFCSVLTIILVAGQAASGIAVVLTENSTLTIGIFHALLISLLFTVLCYMVMLVLRHRQK, encoded by the coding sequence GTGAAACGATTGCATAAAGGACTAAAAAGATTTGGCGTATTCACCTCATTAGGTGTACTTCTTGTTTTGATACAAGGAGCCGTTGTAACAAACACTGGTTCGGGTGAAGGGTGCGGCCAAACATGGCCCCTTTGTTTTGGACAAGTGATCCCGATTGATCCACCACCTGAAACTGTTATTGAATTTTCTCACCGCTTAATTGCAGGCATTGTCGGGATGCTCGTTATTCTAATGGCCATTTGGTCGTGGAGAACATTAAAACATCTCCAAGAAACAAAATTTCTAGCGATTATCTCCGTTTTCATGATTATTTTCCAAGGCTTATTAGGAGCAGGCGCGGTTGTTTTTGGTCAATCTGACTTAATTATGGCCCTTCATTTCGGATTCTCAGCCCTATCCTTTGCCTCTGTTGTCTTACTTACAAGACTTGCCTTTGAAGACAGCAACCCTAAAAGACATTATGTACCAATTGTTTCAAAGTCATACAAGTGGTTTGTAATTGGGACAACCATTTATTCTTACTTAGCGATTTACACCGGCGCTTATGTCAAACATCGTGACGCAACACTCGCTTGCTCCGGTTTTCCACTTTGTAATGGGGAGCTCATTCCATCGATTTTTCACAGCGGAATCGCGGTCCAACTCTTACACCGCGGAGCGGCAATGATTCTCGTTGCGCTACTAGTAATCTTATTCATTTGGACATTAAAAACGTATCGATCTCAAGCAGTATTGGTGTTTTGTTCAGTACTAACGATTATTCTTGTTGCTGGACAAGCAGCCTCTGGTATCGCGGTTGTGTTAACAGAAAATTCGACGCTAACCATTGGTATTTTCCACGCATTACTTATTTCACTACTCTTTACCGTTTTATGTTATATGGTAATGCTCGTTCTTCGCCATCGACAAAAATAA